DNA sequence from the Microcebus murinus isolate Inina chromosome 18, M.murinus_Inina_mat1.0, whole genome shotgun sequence genome:
TCGCTCTTCCAGGCTCTGTTTACTCCTGGGAGGTTCACGTGGGAAAAGCCATTACCTAACTTTTAACGGGGACAGCGGTTgtatggaggaaggaagggaagtgtTTGGAGAATTGAGTGGTAGGGGATGGGGGGGCGGTTCATAAAAAAGTTGGGGAGTGAGAATCCTCCTTCCGATGGTTCCTAAGAAAGTGCCACCAGCTGCGGGTCCGAAGGGACCCGGTCCACACTCGGCGGAGTGACCCGAATGCTAGCACCCTCTCTGGGCACACAGGCATCCCCCACGCCCCCCTATCCAGAGCCCAGCTCTGGCCGGTCCATTTGCCCAGACCCCCGCCTCTTGCGTGTCTCCGAAGTGTGGAGGACCCAGGTCGCCCAGTGACCTGTTGTCACACCCGCTGAACCCTGCTCTCTGCCGGGCAGCTGGTGCCAGGGTGCCAGGCAGGGCGAGAGGACCTTCCCCGTCACTCCCCTTCCTCCCGGTCATCTTTCTCTGGGGGACAGAGGGACGGAGCACGTCTGCAGCGACCTAGAGCTGGCTTAGGTCTGACTCCAGCTTATCCTGttgccctctcctctccttctgaaTCGAGTCCCACCTTTGCCCCGTGCTCTGCAGGGACCCCGACGTTTGCAAACGCAGACACCTGGAGAGCCCGAATTCTGTTCCCAGCGAGCGTTTCCTAAAGAACCGCGGTCAGACACAAAGATGGAGGGAGGTGAGAAATGGGTTGGAGGAGAGAAAATAATTACCAGATACCCCCtagaggaggggctggggtttCATTTCTTCACTTCAAGCTTAAGGGGTAtttagagaaagaaggaaaaatgaggccgagagagggaaacaggaagaaaggaagaaaggatgggagagagaagaaaagggaaggaacaCAAGGAGGGAGAACCAGAGCGAGATTTTTCAGCGTGAAACTAAAACCATCAACCTCTGCACGCCTGGTGCAAACCCCGGGGTCTGCAGAGGCACCCAGCCCAAGCCCAGCCAGGGATAGGGCTCCGGAAATCCTATCTGAAGCAAAACCACCACTCTCCGCGGGTGCAAGCGACTTTCCAGGGGTCAGGGAGGGCGGCAGGCCAGGTGGGTCGGGGCCCCAGCCCACTCCGGGTAGgctccctcctccagcctctggaGTGGCCCTGGAGCGGCCAATGAGCGCGGGCGGCCGGCGCGGGGTTTGGGGCGGCCCCGCAGTCACAGCCCGCCGGGCGGGCAGCGGCTTTCAGGAGGGGGCGGGCGGGACGTGCAGAGCGACCCGGGCCCAGGGCGGAGGGTGGGCTTTCTCTGGGCGGGGAAACCAGACACTTATAGGCGGCTGAGGCCGACTTTATTTTTACTGCCCAAACTGTTGGAAAGTATTTAAGCTTAAACAGAAACAGCTGTATCGCTGGCACCGGCAGACGAAACTATTTGTTACCGGGAATGACTTTTTATGATTAAGGACGCGGCCGTCGGCGTCCTCTCGCGGGCGGCCGGCGCGGGTCGCAGGGCAGTGGGAGCGTCGTCGAGGGGCTGTTCGTTAGGACAGAACGGGCCGGAGAGATGAGACTGTCCACCCAGGCCCACCGTGTACAGTTTGGGACCAAAGCCAAAAACTGGAGCCCGTGTTTCCCGGGGCGAGGGGAGGACCGAGAGGGAAGGTGGGCCCGGCGCCACGTCTGGCCCGCGGGTCGAAGGCTTCGCCGCGCCCACCGCCCGCGCGCACCTCGCTTTGCACAGGAGGCCAGTCTTCGGGTCTGGGCGTCCTGCCTCTTCAAGGCAGACTCCTTGGCTGGCCGCTTCTGTCGCGCTCCGTCTATCGTTCTCTCTCCTCGctgtcctcctcccttcctcccacccggGCCTGCCCAGGGGAAACCGCTTCCAGTCTAGTTGGTCATCGATGTTTTAACTAAATCCCGGGTTCCAGTGAATGGGAGTAGAGATTTGGAGCTTGAGCGACAAAAGAAAAAGGTGGGAGGGAGCTGGGCCGGGACTGAGGTTGCTGTCCCCACCGCCGCCGGCCATGGGTCACCGAGAGCCGAGCAAGCGCGGGGGGGCGGCGAGTGCCTGTCCCTGTGCGCGCGCCGAGGCACCGCGGCCCGCCCTCGTCCCCCTTCCAGGAGCCGGCCATCTCCGCGCGTGAGACCCTCTCGCCAAACCCGCAGCGGACCCCGCGACGACCCCTAGCTCCCCGCGCCGCCGTTTCTTCTGGGGCGTCCGCCGCGCGCACTGGCAGAGCCGTGGACTGGAAGAGCGCGGGTCGGGCGCCGGGGTCCCGGGCAACGGACGCGCGCCCAGCCGAGCGCCCCAACGCCAGCCAAGCCCCGGCTCTGCGGGGACGGTCGCCCGCGCCCTTGGCACGCCCGGGCCCAGGGCAGCCAGGGCCGCGGCTGGGGACGCTCCGGGGCAGGGCCTGGCGGAGCCGGAGCgcgggcggggggcaggggcaggtggccGCGGGCGTCGGGGTCAGGGAGAAGGCGCACGAAGGCGCCGCGGGGTCCCGCCGCGGGAGGGCTCGGGTGGGAAATGCCGGGCCTCCATCAGGTCCGCACGCGGCTAGCGCTGGGCGAGCGGTCCAGCCAGACCGGCTCGCGGGGCCCGGAGGGTGGCCGAGGGCAGGGCCGCGCGACAGGAGACCGAGACACAGGCACATTGATTTGTTAGCGGACCCGGCCGGCGACGGCGGGGGAGGCCGTTGCCATAGAGACCGAGGGTCGGTGTGCGGTtcggggggagggggccgggcgcgggagCGGCCGCGGGCGCGTCTCCGGGGCTCGCGGCTCGGGCGCGGCTCGCGGCGGCCCGGCACCTGTGCATTGTGCATTGtgcggcgcggcggcggcgcgaGGAGGGGGCGCGAGCCCcggcggtgggggtggggcgggccgGGGTCTGCCGAGGGGGCGGAGCCTGGCTGACACCGCCGCGGGGGTCCCAGCGAGAGCTGAGGGGGACGCCCAACACCGGAGGGACAACTtggcggcgggggagggggcccGGCGAGGACAGAGGGCAGCCGGCCCCCCTGGCCTGCTCCGCAGACTGACAGCGGCCGGGCCCGCCCTCCCCGCGGCGTCACTTCCGGCGGCGGCCGCCACCCCCGCCCGCTCTGTCTCTGGAGTCGCCTCGGACTCCGCCCCCTGGCGATTGGAACGCGGGTCACGTAGCAACGCgggggagacagggagaggggcGTGGCCCGGAGCTCGGCCAATCAGCGCGTGGGGGCGCAGGCCTCCGGCCGCTCGGCTCTAGCAACGTCGTTAGCAACACGTGGGGCGGGAGGAAGCGCGGGCGGGGGGGCGCGCGGAGCGGCGCGGGGGGGCCGCGGGAGGGCGCGGGCgcgcggggaggggaggagaactgACGTCAGCGGGAGAGTATTATGGTCTGTCGTGCGCTGGCTGCTGCTTTTCTGCTCCTGGAAGCGGCCGAGGGGGGAAGAGGCGAGTCAACATGGAGCTCTCGGCGGTGGGGGAGCGGGTGTTCGCGGCCGAAGCCCTCCTGAAGCGGCGCATTCGGAAAGTAGGTGCCCCGGGCCTCGGCCTCCGCGCGGCGGGCCCTCCCCTCCGCCGGTTTCCTCCCCTGCTGCAGCCCAGCTTCCCTTCCCCCAGGTCCCAGCAGCGGCCGCGgccgtggcggcggcggcggcggctctgAGCCCCAGCGCTTCCCTTAGACTTGCAGCGATGCACAGATTGCAcgggtggggggcggggtgggggatggaTGCCGGTGCATGCACTTTGTGCAGCCCTAGGTGCAGGGGTGGTGCAGCGGGCGCCTGCCTTTGGCGGTGGGGTTTTGAGCATTCATTTGGTGCATGCATTTTCGCATGTATTTCTTGTGTCCTCGTCATGCATttctccccatgcacacacacacacacacgcacacacatacatacattttccCCTTTGCATCCGCAGGGACGCATGGAATACCTCGTGAAATGGAAGGGCTGGTCGCAGAAGTAAGTCTGTTATATGCAGTTCTCAAGCCCAGACTGTTACTCGGGaggtttctttcttcctcttttccccttTATATTGAAATACAATACAATGCAACGAGAAAAGTTACACACACCCCCTCCGCTGCCCCCCTGCTCCTGGGACTGATGCCCGCTTCTTCCTGGTTCCTTCAGGTACAGCACCTGGGAGCCGGAAGAGAACATCCTGGATGCCCGCTTGCTGGCAGCCTTTGAGGAAAGGTACAGACCCTTCCAAGCCCCAGCCACTCACCTAGAAACATGCAGGGTGGCTTCTGTCCAGCCTGGACTGGAGTCCcacttggtttgtttttttttttactcatgcaccctttctcccttccttctgtcTCTAGGGAACGAGAGATGGAGCTCTACGGCCCCAAAAAGCGAGGACCCAAACCCAAAACGTTCCTCCTCAAGGTAGGATGGCAGTACCAATGGTGGACAGTAATATTTTGGGGTTACTTTCTGGGAAGGGGGCTCTGAGGGCTATGAGCCAATGCGGTGTCCACACATGTTGCCTCTTTGTAAATCTAGGAGGGAGTGTCCTAACAGGGTGACACTGAGTTAGTAGTGGCAGCACCAAGGGGTGTCTGGGGGGAGGGGCTTAGCCACACTAGAATTCCTTTAGCTTCCAGCCCAGCCATTCCAAATGGACGAGTGAGTGAATACAAGAAGTGTGCTTTCTGCAAACGATTGCTTCCAGGCAGACTTTATTCCTTCCCCCATACTCCacctctcagccccaccccctccccactcacTCAGAAATTCCCAGGCGTCAGACAGTGTAGCTGGGAGTTTAAGGTTAGAGGAGGGgtcctgggggcggggcagggcctgCTCTACTCTTCACACCACCTTCTCTCCCGCAGGcccaggccaaggccaaggccaagacTTACGAGTTCCGAAGTGACTCAGCCCGGGGCATTCGGATTCCCTACCCCGGCCGCTCACCCCAGGACCTGGCCTCTACTTCCCGGGCCCGAGAAGGCCTTCGGAACATGGGTCTGTCCCCACCAGGGAGtagcagcagcaccagcagcactTGCCGAGCAGAGCCCCCTCGGGACCGGGACCGGGAGAGGGAGCGGGAACGAGAGAGGGAACGTGAGAGGGAGCGAGAGCGGGCAGCCAGCCGGGTGGATGACAAGCCCAGCTCGCCAGGGGACAGCTCCAAGAAGCGAGGCCCCAAGCCCCGGAAGGAGCTCCTGGACCCTTCACAAAGGCCCTTAGGAGAACCCAGCGATGGCCTCGGAGACTACCTCAAGGGCAGGAAGCTGGACGACACCCCTTCAGGGGCAGGAAAGTTCCCAGCAGGCCACAGCGTGATCCAGCTGGCCCGAAGGCAGGACTCGGACCTGGTGCAGTGTGGTGTGACCAGCCCTAGCTCAGCGGAGACCACGGGCAAGCTGGCTGTGGACACCTTCCCAGCCAGGGTCATAAAGCACAGGCCTGCCTTCTTGGAGGCCAAAGGCCAGGGTGCCTTAGACCCTGGAGGCCCCCGGGTCCGGCATGGGTCAGGTGCCCCCGGCTCTGTGGGAGGCCTGTACCGGGACATGGGGGCCCAGGGGGGAAGGCCCTCCCTCATCGCCAGGATCCCAGTGGCCAGAATCCTGGGGGACCCTGAGGAAGAGTCCTGGAGCCCCTCCCTGACTAACCTGGAGAAGGTGGTGGTCACAGACGTGACCTCAAACTTTTTGACCGTCACCATTAAGGAGAGTAACACGGACCAAGgcttttttaaagagaaaagatgaattGCTGAGTGGGTGAGCCCAGGACAAGAGAGCAGGGGAGAGAGTGAGCTCAAGCTTGGCATAATGCTTTTCGTTTCTGGTGGGATGTGGCCGCCTGGCTGGACCTGTCCCTAACTTCACACCCCCTCAGCCCCTttcattcctccttcccctcagTTTTGGTTGGAAAGATTATCTCTAGAGTTATATTTTCTATTAGatgtaaatatgttatttaagaaaaatatctaaatatatatatttcaactcttgaagttgttttatttaaatgaggagagagagagtgtgttttAGTTGGGGCAGGCCGGctgagctggggcaggagggcccCATCCCTCCAGGGCACTAGGAAAGTTGGGGGCCTGGGCCCTGGGTTTCTGATGGTGTCTGGAGGGATGCAGcctgcccccctcgcccctcctcccttctcagcaGCCCAGTGCCAGATTCCTGGCACCAAGTCAGGGCCCagattttttctctcttcccattgGCCAGCCAGGCCAACAAAAGGTTGGCTCCCCAATCAGAAAAAAGGGGGTGGAGtcagtctgtttttcttttttctatttttttttttttttaagattaagaagTCTATTAGAGGGGGAAAGTATTAACTTGGATAACCTTTTCGTGTGTGATGTTGAAGGTACGAAGCGGCTGGCTGGCTGGCGCGCGGGAGGGTGGGATCAGGTCCCCCCAGGGCGACACCGGGAAATGCACTTTAGGGAGGGGAGTGCGTGTTCCGCACGCAGCTCGCGTGTGTCATGTGGATGAAATCTCCCCGTTCCCTCAATTCCTTTCCTTACTCCGCAGAAAGAAAAAGCCAGCGAATCTGTTTACATTCCCGAAATGCCAGGATAAATTGGGAGGATTGCGTGTCAGTGCCCAGAGTGCGAGACAGTTGTACAAGGAAAGTGTTGGGGTGGACTTTTCCCTTTCGCGTCCTCTAGCTTCGCCGGGAGAAGAGACGGCGGCCCCCACCTCCCAGGAAGAGCCGGACAAGTCTCCCCCCACGCGGCAGGGAGGGCGGGCCGCTGGCGCTCCGACGACGACGGACACGGCCGGCCCGGCCGCCCCGCGGGACCGCGGAGGGaggcgcggcgggcggcgggcgcggctgGCAGCGGCGGCCTCGCACCCGGGCCCTCGCCCGGCCGGCCTGGAGCGCGGCGGAGGACCCGGCTGGCGCTCGCGGCGCGGCAGGACTCGCATCCCCGGCGCCCGCTCGGCGGGGCGAGGGGAAGGAGGGCGAGGCAGGGTTTTCATCCAAGAATGCGCATAGGAACTTTTgcttcttcctcccccccccccccttcttaAGAGCAAAAACTATAATTTATAGGCCTTTTCGATTCCCAGTGTTCTCTATTTGAACTCCGCAAGCTCCGccaaaggggagggaggagcggGCGTTGGGAGTGGAGGCGGCCAGGGGGAGGCCGCGCGCGGCGGTGGGGCCGGGGCGCCCCCGCCCCGCAGGCCCTGGGCCGCGCTGCGCTCCGAGGGCGCAGAACGCGCGCCCCTCTTTTGACTCAAAAGCACAAATCggtcccctccaccccacccccgtccctTCGAGCTCTGACCCAGCAGCCTCACCGCCCTCCCCGCCCTTAAAGGGCCAGCGAAGACCTAACTTTTCCCACTGCTCGCTCGGGGAGGGCCGTGGGGGCCCTGCGCGCCAAGCAAGCACAGACGCCGGACTCGGGCGAGCGAGGCAGGGGCCGGGTGGGGCAGCCTCGCCGCGGAGGGACGGGAGGGAGCCCCAGCCTCGTCCCCGCGCTCCCGACTCCCCACCGCCAGCCTCTCAGACTTTCTTGcctttaaagagagagaaaaaggggagATCGGTGTACTAcgtgattttgtttgtttttgaatatCAAATTGCGCCTATAAAAAAAGAAGCCCCTGGAATGGGGATTTTTATCTGCTCAAATTTGTAAAACTGGTATTTTAGACTTTGTATAAAGAAGCGCCGTTGACCCGAGTGTATCTATTTAAATGTTGACGCTATTTTCAGATGAAACTTCAATGAAGGGACACGTCAGTTGCCGAGTGGACGGTGACTCAGGGACACAAATCTTCACCTGGCTGCCGCCTTCCCCTCTGCTCCTGCCTTCGCTCCCAGCCCCCCCTTCCCAGGGCCGCCCTCGCCCCTTCCCTCCGACCTTCCTCCGGTCAGTCTGGTTCTGTCCCCAGCGCCCCTCCATCCTGCCATTTGTCCGTGGCCATGCGCGTGTGTCTCCCTCGCTAGCTCTCGTGGCGTTGAcctggggtgggtgggcaggggccGGGGGCCTTGTGCTGGGAGTCTGCAACCGCGTGGTGTGCACGCCTGTTGGATTTATTTAAGTCTAAGACTTGTACAAATCTCGAATCGATCTCAGCCTCTGCTCAAGAGTGAAGCTTCGGTACTATCCTCTGCGGTTGTGAATGTCTGTATCCAATACCGCTTTTTACgtgtttaaatatatactttgtaaATAGAGACATGGCTCGGTTTTACTCTTTTTTGGTTTGTTCCCTGAGCTGAGGAAAGAGGTGCCCCAGGAGGACAGGATCGGTCGTTCCTCTCTCATTACACGCCCATCCCCGCACCCTTGGCCCCTCTGCGGGGCGATTCCCGCGAAGGAAGGCCGAAGGCTAGGGAGCCCACCTAGCTGGGAGAGAGCTGGGCTTGGGAGGGAGCGGGGTGTGACTATCCTCCGGCTTGGGCGCGGCTTTACTCACTTATAGACTGCACTTTTCCGGGACTTGGGCAGAATTCGCGGACCCCCGGGGGATGCGGGTGACATCGGGGTTCCCCTTTCCTCTGGCGAGGTTTCCCCTGCGCGCCCAACCCTCAGGCCGGACGTCACGGG
Encoded proteins:
- the CBX8 gene encoding chromobox protein homolog 8 — translated: MELSAVGERVFAAEALLKRRIRKGRMEYLVKWKGWSQKYSTWEPEENILDARLLAAFEEREREMELYGPKKRGPKPKTFLLKAQAKAKAKTYEFRSDSARGIRIPYPGRSPQDLASTSRAREGLRNMGLSPPGSSSSTSSTCRAEPPRDRDRERERERERERERERERAASRVDDKPSSPGDSSKKRGPKPRKELLDPSQRPLGEPSDGLGDYLKGRKLDDTPSGAGKFPAGHSVIQLARRQDSDLVQCGVTSPSSAETTGKLAVDTFPARVIKHRPAFLEAKGQGALDPGGPRVRHGSGAPGSVGGLYRDMGAQGGRPSLIARIPVARILGDPEEESWSPSLTNLEKVVVTDVTSNFLTVTIKESNTDQGFFKEKR